ACATAGACATTATCCTGAATCCACTCGGCGTTCCGGGCCGGATGAATCTCGGCCAGATCATGGAGATCCACATCGGATGGGTCGCCAGGGAAGAGGGCAGGTATATCGCGACCCCGGTGTTCGACGGGGCGTCCATCGACGAGATCAAGAAGGCGCTGGACGACGCCGGCCTGCCCGAATCAGGAAAGAGCACGCTCTTCGACGGCAAGACGGGTCTGCCCTTCGACAAGGAAGTCACGGTCGGCTACATGTACGTCATGAAGCTGAACCACCTGGTCGAGGACAAGATCCATGCCCGGTCGATCGGTCCCTATTCCCTGGTTACGCAGCAGCCGCTCGGCGGTAAGGCCCAGTTCGGCGGCCAGCGTTTCGGCGAAATGGAGGTCTGGGCCCTGCAGGCCTACGGCGCTTCGTATACGCTGCAGGAGATGCTGACCGTGAAGTCGGACGACGTCAACGGCCGTTCCCGGCTGTACGAGGCCATCGTCAAGGGCGACAACCCGCCGGAACCGGGGATACCGGAGTCCTTCAACGTTCTCGTCAAGGAACTCCAGAGCCTGGCCCTGGACGTCCAGCTCGAAGAATGAAACGGTTAACACCTCACCACGGCGTTCCGGGAGAAGCTCCGGTCGCCGACATGCCGACCTTAAGGCTTGCAGCGACGATAATGATCAGGAGGTGTCACCAGTGGTCGATCTAATGCACAAGCAGCCCAAGAACCGCAGCACGATCCGGATACAGCTGGCCTCCCCCGAAACGATCCGCAGGTGGTCCTACGGGGAAGTGACGAAACCGGAAACCATCAACTACCGGACGTTCAAGCCGGAACGCGACGGCCTCTTCTGCGAACGCACCTTCGGTCCCGTGAAGGACTGGGAGTGCAACTGTGGCAAGTACAAGCGGATCCGTTACCGCGGCGTCATATGCGACCGGTGCGGCGTGGAAGTCACGCAGGCGAAGGTGCGGCGGGAACGGCTCGGACACATCGAGCTGGCCGTTCCGGTCTGCCATATCTGGTATTTCAAGTCGCCCCCCAGCCGCATCGGCAACCTGCTGAACCTCTCCATCAGGAACCTGGAACGGGTGATCTATTACGAGTCCTACGTCATGCTGGACCCGGGAGACACCGAGTACCAGATCGGCGAGATCATCGACCAGGACACCTTCATGGACCTCGAGGAGGCGGGCCATGAGTTCGAGGCGGACATGGGCGCGGGCGCCCTGCGCCGCCTGCTGGCCGAGATCGACATCGAAGAGCTTTCCGTCGAACTGCGGACCCGGGTACGGATGGAAACGTCGGTACAGCGGAAGAACGACGCGCTGAAGCGGCTGAAGGTGGTCGAGGCGTTCCGGAACTCCAACGGACCGGACTCCGACGGCAACCGGCCCGAATGGATGATCATGGAAGTGCTGCCGGTCATCCCCCCCGATCTGCGGCCGCTGGTGCCCCTGGAAGGCGGAAGGTTCGCCACCTCCGATCTCAACGACCTGTACCGGCGCGTCATCAACCGGAACAACCGGCTCAAGAAACTGCTCGAGATCCGCGCGCCGGACGTCATCCTGCGCAACGAGAAGCGGATGCTGCAGGAAGCGGTGGACGCGCTGCTCGACAACGGCCGGCGCTCGCGGGCCGTGCGGGGCGACGGGAACCGGTCCCTCAAGTCCCTCTCGGACCTGCTCAAGGGCAAGCAGGGGCGTTTCCGCCAGAACCTGCTCGGCAAGCGGGTGGACTACTCGGGCCGTTCCGTGATCGTGGTGGAACCCGAGCTCAAGATCCACCAGTGCGGGCTGCCCAAGAACATCGCCCTGGAACTCTTCAAGCCCTTCATCATCCAGCGGCTGGAAGACAAGGGCTTCGTGCAGACGGTCAAGAGCGCGAAGAAGATCGTGGAACGCGAGGAGCCCGAGGTCTGGGACATCCTCGAGGAGATCATCAAGGACCACCCGGTCCTGCTGAACCGGGCGCCCACGCTGCACCGGCTGGGTATCCAGGCGTTCATGCCGGTGCTCGTGGAAGGCAAGGCCATCCGCATCCACCCGCTCGTCTGCGAAGCCTTCAACGCGGACTTCGACGGCGACCAGATGCCGGTGCACGTCCCCATGTCCTTCGAGGCCCAGATCGAGGCCCGGGTACTGATGCTGTCCTCGAACAACATCCTCGATCCGAAGAACGGGCAGCCGATCTGCGCGCCCAGCAAGGACATCGTCCTGGGATGCTACTACCTGACCAAGGAACTCACGGGCTGCCGGGGCGAAGGCAAGATCTTCTCGAGCGTTTCCGAGGTGATGCTCGCCTTCGACAACGACCTCGTGGATCTCCATGCCATCATCAAGCTGCGCCACGAGGGCAAGATGATGGAAACGACCGTCGGCCGGGTCATCTTCAACCAGATCCTGCCCCCGGAGATCGGCTTCCAGAATGAGGTGTTCGACAGCTCGGCCATCCGGGACATGGTGGCCACCGTATACCGCCAGCTGGGGAACTACCGCACGTGCGTGCTCCTCGACGAAGTCAAGCGGCTGGGTTTCCACTACGCGACCCTTTCGGGCCTGACCTCGGGCATCGACGACGTGGTCATCCCCGACGAGAAGGCGCAGATGATCAGTGACGCGGAAGCCGAGGTGCTGTCCATCCAGGAACAGTACGAGGGCCACGCCATCACCGAGGGCGAGCGCTACAACAAGGTGATCGACGTGTGGCAGCACACGCGGACGAAGCTGAACGAGGTCGTCGAGACCACGCTGGAGCAGTCGGACGACGGCTTCAATCCCTTCTACATGATGATGGCCTCCGGCGCGCGGAGCAAGCTGGACCAGGTGGGACAGCTGTGCGGCATGCGCGGCCTCATGGCCAAGCCCCAGCGGAAGGTCGTCGGACAGGTCGGCGAGTACATCGAGACGCCCATCCTGTCCAACCTCAAGGAAGGGCTTACGGTCCTCGAGTACTTCACCTCCAGTCACGGCGGGCGCAAGGGACTGGCCGACACGGCCCTCAAGACCGCGGACGCCGGCTACCTGACCCGGCGGCTGGTGGACGTGGCGCAGAACGTGATCATCACCGAGGCGGACTGCGGCACGATCCGCGGCATCGAGATCGGCGCCCTGAAAGAGGGCGAGAACGTCATGGAACCGCTGGGCGACCGGGTACTGGGCCGGGTCGTGCTGGACGACATCTACGACCCCATCACGCGGGAACTGCTCACGGCCGCGGGCGAGGAGATCAACGAGGAAGTGGCCGACCTCATCGAACAGCGGGGCGGCGTGCAGTATTCTGCCGATCCCGACGCGGAGATGAGCGAGACCGTGCACATCCGGTCCGTGCTGACCTGCGAGACCAAGCGCGGCGTGTGCGCCCGGTGCTACGGCCGGAACCTCGCCACGGGCTCCATGGTGGAAATGGGCGAGGCCGTCGGCGTCATGGCGGCGCAGAGCATCGGCGAACCGGGTACGCAGCTGACGCTCCGCACCTTCCATATCGGCGGGATCGCGAGTCGCGACGCCACGCAGAACAAGATTACCACGAAGCAGGCGGGCAAGGTGGTCTTCACCGCGGTGGAGACCGTCACCCAGGAGAACGGCCTCCCCGTCGTCATCGGCCGGGCCGGCGAGATTACCATCCTGGACGCCGACGACAACCGTCGGGCCCACTTCTTCATCCCCTACGGCGCGGTCATGCTCACGGAGGACGGCGACGTCGTCGAGGAGAACCAGGCCCTGTTCGAATGGAACCCCTACAATATCCCGATCATCGCCGTCAAGGCCGGCCACGTGCAGCTCGAAGACGTCGTGGCGGGAGAGACGCTGCGTGAACAGCTGGACGACACCACGGGCATGCGGCAGAAGGTGATCACGGAGAACCGTGGATCCAGGGCGCTCCATCCGCGGATCTACATCGCGGACGCCAAGGGCAAGAAGAAGGACGAATACAACCTGCCCACCGGCGCCCACCTGCTCGTCACCGAGTTCACGGACCAGAGCAATACCGAACGCACCTACGTGCAGCCCGGCACGGTCCTCGCGCGCATTCCGCGCTCCATCGGCCGGACCCGGGACATCACCGGCGGCCTGCCGCGCGTCGCCGAACTCTTCGAGGCGCGCCGGCCGCGCGATCCCGCCACGGTGGCGAAGGTGGACGGCGTCGTGAAGGTCGCCGGCATCGTCCGGCGCTCCCACCGCCTCCTCGTCCGCGCCGACGACGGGTCGGAACAGGAATACCTGATCCCCCAGGGCCGCCATCTCAGCGTGCGCGACGGCGACCGGGTGCAGGCTGGCGAACCCCTGTCCGAAGGGTCGATCGACCCCCACGACATTCTCGAGATCCAGGGGGTGAACGCCGTTCAGGAATACCTGGTGAACCAGATCCAGGAAGTCTACCGCATGCAGGGCGTGAGCATCAACGACAAGCACGTGGAAGTCATCGTGCGCCAGATGCTCCAGAAGGTCAAGGTGGACGACCCGGGCGACACGGAGTTTCTGAAGGGCGAGGCCGTGGACCGCACCCGCTTCCAGTGGGAGAACGACCGCGTGCTGCGCGAAGGCGGCGATCCGGCGACGAACCAGCCGCTTCTGCTGGGCATCGCCAAGGCCGCGCTGAGTACCGAGAGCTTCGTCTCCGCGGCGGCCTTCCAGGAAACTACGCGCGTGCTGACCGAAGCGGCCATCAACGGCAAGCGGGACGCGCTCCTCGGACTGAAGGAGAACGTGATCATGGGGCACCTGATTCCCGCGGGTACGGGGCTGGACCGGTACAGCCAGATGCGGCTCGTGGACGAAGAGGGCAACGAGATCGAACCGCCGGTCATCGAACCGGAGCCCCTTTTCGACGCCGAAACGGTGAACGGAGACGCTGAAGCAGCGACCGCGGAAGCCGAAGCGAAGCGTACAGAAGCGGAAGCCGCGACCGCGGAAGCCGCGACCGCGGAAGCCGAAGCGGTGAGCGCGGAAGCCGAAGCGGCGAGCGCAGACGGGGAATCGGTAAGCGCGGAAGCAGAGGCCGAGACCTCCGAAACCGTACAGAACGTGGCCGAGGCCGAACCGCCGCCCGTGGAAACCGTCTGACGCGAGTGAAGAAGCAGGCCAGGACCGGGCGCCGCCTGGATGACGGCGGCGCTCGTTTTTTTGGCAAAAAGCGCTTGACACTGTAAACGGAACTGATTAAATTTCCCCACCTATGGCTTTTGGGGGAAATGCGATTTGACCGGGCTCCTGAAACCCGTGTTTCACAGGCTTGTCCGGGTCGGTAAAACAGGGAAGGTTGGGCGGAAATGCCAACGATTAACCAGCTCATACGGCACGGCAGGAAGAAGTCGCAGCGCAAGACGAAATCGCCCGCCTTGCGCGGCAGCCCCCAGAAACGGGGCAATTGCCTGCAGGTGAAGACGCAGACGCCCAAGAAGCCGAATTCGGCCTTGAGGAAAATCGCCCGCGTCCGCCTGATGAACGGCATTGAGGCCACCTGTTACATTCCAGGCGAGAGCCATAACCTTCAGGAGCACAATATCGTCCTGGTCCGGGGCGGTCGGGTGAAGGACCTGCCCGGTGTGCGGTACCACATCATTCGCGGCGCGCTGGACGCCAGCGGGGTGCCCGACCGGCGTAACGGGCGATCGAAATACGGGACCAAGAAACCCAAGTAGGCACAAAGCATAATCTGGTCGAAACGCAAGTTCGGGAGCATGAGATGGCAAGAAGGAAAGAAGTCGTAAGACGGGAACCGGAGCCGGACTGGAAGTACAACAGCGTACTGGTTTCCAAGTTCATTAACGGATTGATGCGCAAGGGGAAGAAGAGCGTCGCGGAACGCGTATTCTACCAGGCCCTCGATCTGATCGAAGAACGCACGAGCCAGGAACCGCTGCCCGTGTTCGAGAAGGCGATCAAGATTGTCGGCCCCGTCGTGCATGTCAAGTCCCGTCGGGTAGGCGGCCAGACCTACCAGGTTCCCGTGGAAGTGCGGGAAGACCAGCAACGGGCCATGGCGATCCGTTGGACCATAGAAGCCGCACGGGCCCGTTCCGAGAAGAACATGTTCGAGCGCCTGGCGGGAGAGTTTACCGCCGCCGCCAAGGGGGAGGGCGCCGCCGTCCGCCGAAAGGAAGAGACGTACCGAATGGCGGAAGCGAACCGGGCCTTCGCCCATTACAGGTGGTAGCGGCGTATCGATATCACGTCGAAACAGTAAAAACGGATCATCCCTCACGATGATCCGTACTTTATGAGGTTGATAACGCAGTGACTGAAACAACGATCAAGCCGAAAGAGAAAATGTCCGAAGCACACCGCAAGCAAGCTTCCGAATCGAACCTGGAAAAGACCAGGAACATCGGGATCATGGCCCATATCGACGCGGGCAAGACGACCACCACCGAACGCATCCTCTATTACACGGGACGCGTGCGGCGTATGGGCGAGGTCCACGACGGCGCCGCGACCATGGACTGGATGGAGCAGGAGCGCGAACGGGGTATCACGATCACGTCCGCGGCCACGACGTCCTTCTGGCGCGACCACCGGATCAATATCATCGATACGCCCGGTCACGTCGACTTCACGGTCGAGGTGGAACGATCGCTGCGTGTGCTTGACGGCTCCGTGGCGATTTTTTGTGCCGTGGGCGGCGTCGAGC
This window of the Gemmatimonadota bacterium genome carries:
- the rpsG gene encoding 30S ribosomal protein S7, yielding MARRKEVVRREPEPDWKYNSVLVSKFINGLMRKGKKSVAERVFYQALDLIEERTSQEPLPVFEKAIKIVGPVVHVKSRRVGGQTYQVPVEVREDQQRAMAIRWTIEAARARSEKNMFERLAGEFTAAAKGEGAAVRRKEETYRMAEANRAFAHYRW
- the rpoC gene encoding DNA-directed RNA polymerase subunit beta', translated to MVDLMHKQPKNRSTIRIQLASPETIRRWSYGEVTKPETINYRTFKPERDGLFCERTFGPVKDWECNCGKYKRIRYRGVICDRCGVEVTQAKVRRERLGHIELAVPVCHIWYFKSPPSRIGNLLNLSIRNLERVIYYESYVMLDPGDTEYQIGEIIDQDTFMDLEEAGHEFEADMGAGALRRLLAEIDIEELSVELRTRVRMETSVQRKNDALKRLKVVEAFRNSNGPDSDGNRPEWMIMEVLPVIPPDLRPLVPLEGGRFATSDLNDLYRRVINRNNRLKKLLEIRAPDVILRNEKRMLQEAVDALLDNGRRSRAVRGDGNRSLKSLSDLLKGKQGRFRQNLLGKRVDYSGRSVIVVEPELKIHQCGLPKNIALELFKPFIIQRLEDKGFVQTVKSAKKIVEREEPEVWDILEEIIKDHPVLLNRAPTLHRLGIQAFMPVLVEGKAIRIHPLVCEAFNADFDGDQMPVHVPMSFEAQIEARVLMLSSNNILDPKNGQPICAPSKDIVLGCYYLTKELTGCRGEGKIFSSVSEVMLAFDNDLVDLHAIIKLRHEGKMMETTVGRVIFNQILPPEIGFQNEVFDSSAIRDMVATVYRQLGNYRTCVLLDEVKRLGFHYATLSGLTSGIDDVVIPDEKAQMISDAEAEVLSIQEQYEGHAITEGERYNKVIDVWQHTRTKLNEVVETTLEQSDDGFNPFYMMMASGARSKLDQVGQLCGMRGLMAKPQRKVVGQVGEYIETPILSNLKEGLTVLEYFTSSHGGRKGLADTALKTADAGYLTRRLVDVAQNVIITEADCGTIRGIEIGALKEGENVMEPLGDRVLGRVVLDDIYDPITRELLTAAGEEINEEVADLIEQRGGVQYSADPDAEMSETVHIRSVLTCETKRGVCARCYGRNLATGSMVEMGEAVGVMAAQSIGEPGTQLTLRTFHIGGIASRDATQNKITTKQAGKVVFTAVETVTQENGLPVVIGRAGEITILDADDNRRAHFFIPYGAVMLTEDGDVVEENQALFEWNPYNIPIIAVKAGHVQLEDVVAGETLREQLDDTTGMRQKVITENRGSRALHPRIYIADAKGKKKDEYNLPTGAHLLVTEFTDQSNTERTYVQPGTVLARIPRSIGRTRDITGGLPRVAELFEARRPRDPATVAKVDGVVKVAGIVRRSHRLLVRADDGSEQEYLIPQGRHLSVRDGDRVQAGEPLSEGSIDPHDILEIQGVNAVQEYLVNQIQEVYRMQGVSINDKHVEVIVRQMLQKVKVDDPGDTEFLKGEAVDRTRFQWENDRVLREGGDPATNQPLLLGIAKAALSTESFVSAAAFQETTRVLTEAAINGKRDALLGLKENVIMGHLIPAGTGLDRYSQMRLVDEEGNEIEPPVIEPEPLFDAETVNGDAEAATAEAEAKRTEAEAATAEAATAEAEAVSAEAEAASADGESVSAEAEAETSETVQNVAEAEPPPVETV
- the rpsL gene encoding 30S ribosomal protein S12 → MPTINQLIRHGRKKSQRKTKSPALRGSPQKRGNCLQVKTQTPKKPNSALRKIARVRLMNGIEATCYIPGESHNLQEHNIVLVRGGRVKDLPGVRYHIIRGALDASGVPDRRNGRSKYGTKKPK